In Eleutherodactylus coqui strain aEleCoq1 chromosome 11, aEleCoq1.hap1, whole genome shotgun sequence, a single window of DNA contains:
- the LOC136582794 gene encoding 4-galactosyl-N-acetylglucosaminide 3-alpha-L-fucosyltransferase FUT6-like — MESQGKTLTFQKCFKIVIAQFCLAIILFSYYNYANRSMFINKLAYTNINQELDNTTKLILVWVWPFGSKFPLNDCPPPYTNISGCLYTDNKTLYSSADAVVFHHRDVCYSRRQLPQAPRPPNQYWVWFNLESPSHSPNLYRMDNRINLTMSYRADSDIFSPYGWLEPNQQEDNFTIPPKTKLVAWAVSNWNPSSKRVRYYQELKKYLSVDVYGRQHLPLPGDDNGKTLSKYKFYFSFENSIHEDYITEKLWMNALTYGCVPVVLGPSRKNYERFIPKDSFIHVDDFSTPEELAKYILKLDRDEDAYQQYFTWRSRLHPIGNTNWQTHYCRVCKALKEAPMHKTISKLGEWYK; from the coding sequence ATGGAAAGCCAAGGGAAGACACTAACATTCCAGAAATGTTTTAAGATCGTCATTGCACAATTCTGCCTTGCAATCATTTTATTTTCATACTACAATTATGCAAACCGCTCGATGTTCATTAATAAATTGGCATATACAAATATCAATCAAGAACTAGATAACACCACTAAGTTGATCCTTGTTTGGGTCTGGCCATTCGGTAGTAAATTTCCACTTAATGACTGCCCGCCGCCATACACTAATATTTCTGGATGCCTTTATACAGATAACAAAACATTGTATTCTTCTGCAGATGCAGTTGTTTTCCATCACAGAGATGTATGCTATTCCAGAAGACAGTTACCTCAGGCTCCAAGACCACCAAATCAGTATTGGGTGTGGTTCAACTTGGAGTCTCCATCTCATAGCCCAAACCTATATCGTATGGATAATCGCATCAACCTCACAATGTCTTACAGAGCGGACTCAGATATTTTCTCACCTTATGGTTGGCTAGAACCCAATCAGCAAGAAGATAACTTCACCATACCTCCAAAGACCAAGCTGGTCGCCTGGGCAGTCAGTAACTGGAACCCAAGTTCCAAAAGAGTGCGCTACTATCAGGAGCTAAAGAAATATCTATCTGTAGACGTATATGGAAGGCAGCATTTACCTCTTCCGGGAGATGACAATGGAAAAACACTGTCCAAGTACaagttttacttttcttttgaaAACTCAATTCATGAAGACTATATAACAGAGAAACTCTGGATGAATGCATTAACATACGGGTGTGTACCAGTTGTACTGGGTCCTTCTCGTAAAAACTATGAGCGGTTTATTCCAAAAGACTCTTTTATACATGTGGATGACTTCTCGACACCTGAAGAGCTCGCTAAATATATCTTAAAGTTGGACAGAGATGAGGATGCTTaccaacagtattttacatggaGGTCCAGGCTTCATCCCATTGGAAATACTAACTGGCAGACTCATTACTGCCGAGTATGTAAGGCACTAAAAGAAGCTCCTATGCACAAAACTATTTCAAAACTTGGAGAATGGTACAAATGA